One Pseudomonas fluorescens genomic region harbors:
- a CDS encoding DUF6543 domain-containing protein, with protein sequence MPVRPPVTSTPRPDGSTTGTRPVDGPDIRPGDGATPRPDVDPPRIDVDPPSGTGRPLTPEIDAGAPVIEPGAIVPGSQVTITDTQPRPTAGQGTVTPAPSSAAGHSLHDYLIKVPRLPAADANGLRTLGARHYVDVVGGVVAVSRNPDTGLYYARRLREASATGPLMMRDAQHKRWVEQQPYDWDEPTLIRHLGEQAQGLESFARTILAVSGVDANAVRRMYANNERIIPLLQDTVARWRLDREIADLSDRPDAHSKEPADPLALFAERYRIATQARSAQAQVIQTRLAGLPDIVAQELAAIATPAELQQIQSGTVPARLETLGQWALQDIRLSRAYEGLYLNSVSSADTARLMLHTLDSHYVLDFAAWIDIHDGRYGGKVLISLGSPDAMIRHTLVKTAAGTYQAFDGEGKPLNHAEDFYNAIMYTLGDDVRHELSIPDDAGDVGADKLSKWVRERPIPRYRLLDVLPELPAIDLATFDPTVMRLRAAAPDVDGELVRLRAIADQYSELMAVAFHPDVPESQTYHFLRGVKLLHEHFADQCVLSVYKALIDANVKSYDDNQLVVNSIEALPELQQLLPERFRQLSAELFSTEDMVSLPEHERLLAANARNLRETGRHEDYAALQLAAREGRAAPDKLSELYDEFTDNRVKVRKPTLVSAQVMDNLRMAQRAVHRAKELIPLSGNQLASIMDKGGAGIAKIKGLRGFSLLDSAAAAPLSIAEAAKGAIAIKAGNCSENSKVVFSILASEPRVSAIHIVQATRLGSQSATQDHQFVLIGDLNGKRSELVVADSWPEFPVAHLADNGIFDFKLPPIISLKPDEIDADYAFIRNVPPGPAQLPEVDEAATVQQIKRNHLDRTGYAVFVSVLEVGSTYMTHEEVPVSFEKYADPVTERRLSALERLRSALGPNYQARRVVISLAG encoded by the coding sequence ATGCCCGTGCGGCCACCTGTTACCAGCACGCCTCGCCCCGATGGATCGACGACCGGCACCCGTCCGGTGGACGGTCCCGACATTCGCCCCGGGGATGGCGCCACCCCGCGCCCGGATGTCGATCCGCCCCGTATCGACGTTGACCCGCCGTCCGGCACAGGCCGGCCACTAACGCCGGAAATCGATGCCGGTGCGCCCGTTATCGAACCCGGCGCGATCGTGCCCGGGTCGCAAGTGACGATCACCGATACGCAACCAAGACCCACGGCGGGCCAGGGCACCGTGACTCCTGCGCCGTCGTCAGCAGCGGGACATTCATTGCACGATTATCTGATCAAGGTGCCCCGACTCCCTGCCGCTGATGCCAACGGGTTACGCACCTTGGGCGCGCGGCACTATGTCGACGTGGTGGGAGGGGTGGTGGCGGTCAGCAGGAATCCGGATACGGGTCTCTATTACGCCCGACGGTTGCGCGAAGCGTCTGCCACCGGCCCCTTGATGATGCGCGATGCGCAGCACAAACGCTGGGTCGAACAACAACCCTACGACTGGGATGAACCCACGCTGATCAGGCATTTGGGCGAGCAAGCGCAAGGTCTCGAGAGCTTCGCACGCACCATTCTCGCGGTCAGCGGCGTCGACGCCAACGCGGTGCGCCGGATGTATGCCAACAACGAACGCATCATTCCGTTGCTGCAGGACACCGTGGCGCGGTGGCGCCTCGACCGTGAAATCGCTGATCTTTCGGATCGGCCGGATGCGCATTCGAAAGAACCAGCCGACCCGCTAGCTCTGTTCGCCGAACGCTATCGCATTGCCACGCAGGCCCGGTCGGCACAGGCGCAAGTCATCCAGACGCGGCTGGCAGGGTTGCCAGACATCGTTGCGCAAGAACTGGCGGCGATTGCCACGCCCGCGGAATTACAACAGATCCAGTCTGGAACGGTTCCTGCGCGACTGGAGACGCTGGGGCAATGGGCGCTTCAAGACATTCGTCTGAGTCGCGCCTACGAAGGTTTGTATCTGAACTCGGTCAGCTCTGCCGATACGGCCAGGCTGATGCTGCACACACTGGACAGTCACTACGTTCTGGACTTCGCCGCCTGGATCGACATCCATGACGGTCGTTACGGCGGCAAGGTGCTGATTTCACTTGGCAGCCCTGATGCGATGATCCGCCATACGCTGGTGAAGACTGCAGCCGGCACCTATCAGGCCTTCGATGGCGAAGGAAAGCCGCTCAATCATGCCGAAGATTTCTACAACGCGATCATGTACACCCTCGGCGATGATGTCCGGCACGAGTTGAGCATCCCGGATGATGCGGGCGATGTCGGCGCAGACAAGCTGAGCAAATGGGTGCGCGAGAGGCCGATCCCGCGTTACCGCTTGCTCGACGTACTGCCTGAGCTGCCCGCAATCGATCTCGCCACTTTTGATCCGACAGTAATGCGGCTTCGCGCAGCGGCGCCCGATGTCGACGGTGAGCTGGTGCGGTTGCGGGCGATTGCCGATCAGTATTCCGAATTGATGGCAGTGGCGTTTCATCCAGACGTTCCCGAATCGCAGACTTATCACTTTTTGCGCGGCGTGAAGTTGCTGCACGAACACTTTGCCGATCAATGTGTTTTATCGGTGTACAAGGCGCTGATTGATGCCAACGTTAAAAGTTACGACGACAATCAACTTGTTGTGAACAGCATCGAGGCGCTTCCCGAGTTGCAGCAATTGCTGCCCGAGCGGTTCCGTCAATTGAGCGCGGAGCTGTTTTCCACTGAAGACATGGTCAGCCTGCCGGAACATGAGAGGCTGTTGGCAGCCAACGCCCGTAATTTGCGAGAAACCGGTCGGCACGAGGACTACGCTGCTTTGCAGCTTGCCGCCAGAGAAGGACGCGCAGCTCCCGATAAACTGTCCGAGCTTTACGATGAGTTCACCGATAACCGGGTGAAGGTGCGCAAACCAACGCTGGTCTCTGCGCAAGTCATGGACAATCTGCGAATGGCGCAACGGGCGGTACACCGGGCGAAGGAGTTGATACCGCTTTCGGGAAATCAGCTGGCCAGCATCATGGACAAGGGCGGTGCCGGTATTGCCAAGATCAAAGGGTTGCGAGGATTCAGTCTGCTAGACAGTGCAGCGGCAGCGCCGCTGAGCATCGCCGAAGCCGCCAAGGGGGCAATCGCAATCAAGGCCGGAAATTGTTCGGAAAACTCCAAAGTAGTGTTTTCCATTCTGGCCAGCGAGCCGCGTGTTTCAGCGATACATATTGTGCAGGCAACCCGTCTTGGGTCTCAGAGCGCTACTCAGGATCACCAGTTTGTGTTGATCGGCGATTTGAACGGCAAGCGATCGGAATTGGTGGTCGCCGATTCCTGGCCGGAGTTCCCCGTGGCGCACCTGGCAGATAACGGCATCTTCGATTTCAAGCTGCCGCCGATCATCTCTCTCAAGCCTGACGAAATCGATGCCGACTACGCTTTTATCCGCAACGTCCCGCCTGGACCTGCGCAATTACCCGAGGTCGACGAGGCCGCGACGGTGCAGCAGATCAAACGTAATCATCTGGATCGGACGGGTTATGCAGTGTTTGTGTCGGTGTTGGAGGTGGGGTCGACCTACATGACTCATGAGGAGGTACCTGTATCGTTTGAAAAATATGCCGACCCGGTCACCGAGCGCCGGCTCAGTGCCCTGGAGCGGCTCCGATCTGCTCTGGGCCCAAACTATCAGGCGCGCCGAGTGGTCATTTCGCTTGCGGGCTAG
- a CDS encoding PsiF family protein: MKMLRVPLMMMSLLLCSQGFAATAQQNKMTTCNADATAKSLKGDERKTFMSTCLKATPAANDGKALTPQQQKMTTCNADAKTQTLTGDARKAFMSECLKKK, translated from the coding sequence ATGAAGATGTTGCGTGTGCCGTTGATGATGATGAGTCTACTGCTGTGTTCCCAAGGTTTCGCTGCCACGGCGCAACAGAACAAGATGACCACCTGCAATGCCGATGCGACCGCCAAAAGCCTCAAGGGCGATGAGCGCAAAACCTTCATGAGCACCTGCCTCAAGGCAACCCCTGCGGCCAACGACGGCAAGGCTCTGACCCCTCAGCAGCAGAAAATGACGACCTGCAACGCCGATGCGAAGACCCAGACGCTGACTGGCGATGCGCGCAAGGCGTTCATGAGTGAGTGCCTGAAGAAAAAATAA
- a CDS encoding AI-2E family transporter, which translates to MPTFSERHVVFWVSCIIIFGGLLLVLPLRLLPSLLAGLLVFELVNMLTPQLQRLIEGRRARWLAVALLGTLVVSVLALLFAGAISFLLHEAENPGASLDKFMGVVDRARGQLPPFIDAYLPASAAEFRVAIGEWMSKHLSDLQLVGKDAAHMFVTLLIGMVLGAIIALQRIPDVTKRKPLAAALFDRLHLLVQAFRNIVFAQIKISLLNTFFTGIFLAVILPMFGIKLPLTKTLIVLTFLLGLLPVIGNLMSNTLITIVGLSLSIWVAIAALGYLIFIHKLEYFLNARIVGGQISAKSWELLLAMLVFEAAFGLPGVVAGPIYYAYLKSELKLGGMV; encoded by the coding sequence ATGCCAACGTTTTCTGAGCGTCATGTTGTGTTCTGGGTCAGTTGCATCATCATTTTCGGCGGATTGCTCCTGGTGCTGCCGCTGCGCTTGCTTCCGAGCCTGCTGGCCGGGTTGTTGGTGTTCGAGCTGGTCAACATGCTCACCCCGCAACTGCAACGGCTGATCGAGGGCCGTCGCGCGCGGTGGCTGGCGGTGGCGTTGCTGGGCACGCTGGTAGTCAGTGTGCTGGCGTTGCTTTTCGCCGGTGCCATCAGCTTTCTCCTGCATGAAGCGGAAAATCCCGGGGCTTCGCTCGATAAATTCATGGGCGTGGTCGATCGCGCGCGCGGGCAACTGCCGCCGTTCATCGATGCTTATTTACCGGCCAGTGCGGCGGAATTTCGCGTGGCAATCGGCGAGTGGATGAGCAAACACTTGTCGGACCTGCAACTGGTCGGCAAGGACGCAGCGCACATGTTCGTGACGCTGCTGATCGGCATGGTGCTCGGCGCGATCATCGCCTTGCAGCGCATTCCTGACGTCACCAAGCGCAAGCCGTTGGCCGCAGCGTTGTTCGACCGCTTGCATCTGCTGGTGCAGGCGTTCCGTAACATCGTGTTCGCGCAAATCAAGATTTCGCTGCTCAATACCTTCTTCACCGGGATCTTCCTCGCGGTGATCCTGCCGATGTTCGGCATCAAGCTGCCGCTGACCAAAACCCTGATCGTGCTGACCTTCCTGCTCGGCCTGCTGCCAGTGATCGGCAACCTGATGTCGAACACGCTGATCACCATCGTAGGTTTGTCGCTCTCGATCTGGGTGGCGATCGCGGCGCTCGGTTACCTGATCTTCATCCACAAGCTCGAATACTTCCTCAACGCGCGGATTGTTGGCGGGCAGATCAGTGCCAAGTCGTGGGAGTTGCTGTTGGCGATGCTGGTGTTCGAAGCCGCGTTCGGCCTGCCGGGGGTGGTGGCGGGGCCGATTTATTACGCGTATCTGAAGAGCGAGTTGAAGCTGGGCGGGATGGTTTAG
- a CDS encoding Hsp70 family protein, whose product MKDASPARACGIDFGTSNSTVGWLRPGMDTMIALEDDKITLPSVVFFNIEERRPVYGRLALHEYLEGYEGRLMRSLKSLLGSKLIKHDTSVLGTAMPFKDLLGLFIGQLKSRAETAAGREFEQVVLGRPVFFVDDDPLADQEAEDTLVEVARKIGFKEVSFQYEPIAAAFDYESTIEKEELVLIVDIGGGTSDFSLVRLSPERRGFDNRHDDILATGGVHIGGTDFDKQLSLQGLMPLFGYGSRMKSGAYMPTSHHMNLATWHTINSVYSQKTSLALASMRYDIEDTGGIDRLFKLIEQRAGHWLAMEVEETKIQLTHTDSRHVPLDRIEAGLSVELTRALFESAIDALLERVRGSVTQLLNDAGVAVDQVDTVFFTGGSSGIPALRNSVSAMLPKARHVEGNIFGSIGSGLAIEAMKRYGVY is encoded by the coding sequence ATGAAAGACGCCTCTCCAGCCCGTGCCTGCGGCATCGACTTCGGCACGTCCAACTCCACCGTCGGCTGGCTGCGCCCCGGCATGGACACCATGATCGCGCTGGAAGACGACAAGATCACCCTGCCGTCGGTGGTCTTCTTCAACATCGAGGAACGTCGCCCGGTGTACGGACGTCTGGCGCTGCACGAGTATCTGGAAGGCTACGAAGGCCGGCTGATGCGCTCGCTGAAAAGCCTGCTCGGTTCCAAGCTGATCAAGCACGACACCAGCGTTCTTGGCACGGCGATGCCGTTCAAGGATCTGCTCGGCTTGTTCATCGGCCAATTGAAAAGCCGCGCCGAAACCGCCGCTGGTCGGGAATTCGAGCAAGTGGTACTCGGGCGCCCGGTGTTTTTCGTCGATGACGATCCGTTGGCGGACCAGGAAGCTGAAGACACTCTGGTCGAGGTCGCGCGCAAGATCGGCTTCAAAGAGGTGTCTTTCCAGTACGAACCGATCGCGGCGGCATTCGACTATGAGTCGACAATCGAGAAAGAAGAGCTGGTGCTGATCGTCGACATTGGCGGTGGTACTTCGGACTTCTCGCTGGTGCGCCTGTCGCCTGAGCGGCGCGGCTTCGATAACCGTCACGACGATATCCTCGCCACCGGCGGCGTGCACATCGGCGGGACTGACTTCGACAAACAGCTCAGCCTGCAAGGCCTGATGCCGCTGTTCGGTTACGGCAGCCGCATGAAAAGCGGCGCGTACATGCCGACCAGTCACCACATGAATCTGGCGACCTGGCACACCATCAACTCGGTGTACTCGCAGAAAACCAGCCTGGCGCTGGCCAGTATGCGTTACGACATCGAGGACACCGGCGGTATCGATCGCCTGTTCAAATTGATCGAACAACGCGCCGGGCACTGGCTGGCGATGGAAGTCGAAGAAACCAAGATTCAGCTGACCCATACCGACAGCCGCCATGTGCCGCTCGATCGCATCGAGGCCGGGCTGAGCGTGGAACTGACCCGTGCGCTGTTTGAATCGGCCATCGATGCACTGCTGGAACGGGTACGCGGCAGCGTCACGCAGTTGTTGAACGATGCCGGCGTGGCAGTGGATCAGGTCGATACAGTGTTTTTCACCGGCGGCTCGAGCGGGATCCCGGCGCTGCGCAACAGCGTCTCGGCGATGCTGCCGAAGGCGCGGCATGTCGAAGGCAATATCTTTGGCAGCATTGGTAGCGGTTTGGCGATTGAAGCGATGAAGCGCTATGGCGTTTATTAG
- a CDS encoding DnaJ C-terminal domain-containing protein, which yields MDFKDYYKILGVEPTADDKAIKAAYRKLARKYHPDVSKEKDAEAKFKDASEAYEALKSADKRAEYDDLRRYGQHGQPFQGPPGWQSRGGFGGGGGDTGDFSDFFSSIFGNRGPGFGGAEGRQSRGRRGQDVEMELPVFLEETLANESKKVTFQVPQYNANGQHVSNTSKSLNVKIPAGVADGERIRLKGQGAPGVGGGANGDLYLTIRFAPHPKFDVEGENLIITLPLAPWELALGAEVAVPTLTGKINLKVPAGSQNGQRMRAKGHGLKNKAGERGYLFVQLKAVMPKASDDEVKALWQELAKKAAFNPRENF from the coding sequence ATGGACTTCAAAGACTATTACAAGATACTCGGCGTGGAGCCGACAGCGGACGACAAGGCAATCAAGGCTGCCTATCGCAAGCTGGCGCGCAAATACCACCCCGATGTCAGCAAGGAAAAAGACGCCGAGGCCAAATTCAAAGATGCTTCGGAAGCCTATGAAGCGCTGAAAAGCGCCGACAAACGCGCCGAGTACGACGACTTGCGTCGTTATGGCCAGCACGGTCAGCCGTTCCAGGGCCCACCGGGCTGGCAGAGCCGTGGCGGCTTTGGCGGCGGCGGTGGCGACACTGGCGACTTCTCGGACTTTTTCAGTTCGATCTTCGGCAATCGCGGCCCCGGTTTCGGTGGCGCGGAAGGCCGGCAATCACGCGGACGTCGAGGGCAAGACGTGGAAATGGAACTACCGGTCTTCCTCGAAGAAACGCTGGCGAACGAGTCGAAAAAGGTCACCTTCCAGGTGCCGCAATACAACGCCAACGGCCAGCATGTCAGCAACACCAGCAAGAGCCTGAACGTGAAGATTCCGGCCGGTGTGGCCGACGGCGAGCGCATTCGCCTCAAAGGCCAGGGCGCGCCGGGTGTCGGTGGCGGCGCGAATGGCGATCTGTACCTGACCATTCGTTTCGCGCCGCACCCGAAATTCGATGTAGAGGGCGAAAACCTGATCATCACCTTGCCTCTGGCCCCGTGGGAATTGGCGCTGGGTGCTGAAGTGGCGGTGCCGACCCTGACCGGCAAGATCAATCTCAAGGTGCCTGCCGGTAGCCAGAACGGCCAGCGCATGCGCGCCAAAGGCCACGGCCTGAAGAACAAGGCCGGTGAGCGCGGGTATCTGTTTGTGCAGCTCAAAGCGGTGATGCCGAAAGCGTCCGACGATGAGGTCAAGGCGCTGTGGCAGGAACTGGCGAAGAAGGCCGCCTTCAACCCGCGCGAAAACTTCTGA
- a CDS encoding chaperone modulator CbpM yields MSSPLIVQLDLAEFCEAADLSDVYVIEIVEHGILEPQGAQPREWRFTDYELALAKRAAKLRRDLELEWEGVALALDLLEEVQALRAENRMLRQRLGRLLD; encoded by the coding sequence ATGAGCAGCCCCCTGATCGTTCAACTGGACCTGGCAGAATTCTGTGAGGCGGCCGATTTGTCGGACGTCTACGTGATCGAAATCGTCGAGCACGGCATCCTCGAACCTCAGGGCGCGCAGCCCCGGGAATGGCGCTTCACCGATTACGAACTGGCCCTGGCCAAACGCGCCGCCAAGCTGCGGCGCGATCTTGAGCTGGAGTGGGAAGGCGTCGCCCTGGCGCTTGACCTGCTCGAAGAAGTTCAAGCGTTGCGCGCGGAAAACCGCATGCTTCGCCAGCGTCTGGGTCGCCTGCTGGACTGA